In Musa acuminata AAA Group cultivar baxijiao chromosome BXJ3-9, Cavendish_Baxijiao_AAA, whole genome shotgun sequence, a single genomic region encodes these proteins:
- the LOC135649394 gene encoding protein transport protein SEC24 C-like: MSSSPPFVSGQPRPRPGFAPSTNPNAAVATYNPQIGRSPPPSSAPRAASPSPFSASSLPGPPPPFASRPPPQGPAVLPQGLISSNGPPVAGIASQRFPPPPPVQQTPPVAAPASIRAPPLSAAPSQAPGVQSFPGSPPAVTPASLPLMGSPASQPFSRPPPTHTPFAGPPASQPPFAGPRTSQPPSAGQPTSQPPFPGPTTFQRPFAVPPSSQPPFGGPPTSQPPFAGPPTSQPPFAGPPNSQPPFGGLPYTGPPTSQPFGASPTVQPFTGAPYAGRPSSPSYMGPPSSQPFSGPPTAAAPFGAPAWSSQPRQVAPSMPGAVQAPPTMFGMPPSTPGQSMPPIPPALGHSSLAGPQASTPSKVDPNQIPRPMPSSSVILFETRQGNQANAPPPATSNFIVKDNGNCSPRLMRCTMNQIPCTGDLLSTSSMPLALMVQPLALPHPSEEPIQIVDFGESGPIRCSRCKGYINPYMRFIDHGRRFVCNLCGFTNDTPRDYYCNLGPDGRRRDADERPELCRGTVEFVATREYMVRDPMPAVFFFLIDVSMNAVQTGATAAACSAISQSLADLPDGPQTMVGIATFDCTIHFYNLRRASQQPLMLIVPDVHDVYTPLQTDIIVQLTECRQGLEQLLENIPSMFDNNKVAESAFGAAIKAGFLALKPTGGKLLVFQSVLPSVGIGSLSAREAEGRTNVSAGDKEAHKFLQPADKTLKTMAIEFAEYQVCVDIFITTQTFVDIASISVVPTTTGGQVYYYYPFSALSDPGKLYNDLRWNISRPQGFEAVMRVRCSQGLQVQEYSGNFCKRIPTDIDLPAIDSDKTIMVTFKHDDKFQENSECSFQCALLYTTVYGQRRIRVMNISLPCTTMLSSLFRSADLDTQFACFLKQAASMLPVSPLSQVHEQITNLCINILHAYRKFCATVSSAGQLILPEALKLLPLYTLALAKSIGLRNDGRLDDRSYWISHVASISISLAIPLVYPRMLSIHDLTTKEDDGSLLALNIPLSSEHINDDGIYLLENGEDGLIYIGNMVNPDTLQQIFGVSSVDGLPSQLVLEQFDNELSKKLNDVVNEIRQQRCSYLRLRLCKKGDPSGMHFLSYMVEDKSPGGLSYVEFLVHVHRQIQTKMS; encoded by the exons ATGTCGTCGTCTCCGCCTTTCGTCTCGGGACAACCGCGGCCGCGACCCGGCTTCGCCCCATCGACCAATCCCAATGCCGCCGTCGCCACCTATAACCCCCAGATCGGCCGCTCCCCACCCCCCTCCAGTGCCCCCCGCGCCGCGTCGCCGTCGCCCTTCTCCGCCTCCTCCCTCCCCGGCCCCCCTCCCCCTTTCGCGTCTCGCCCGCCGCCGCAGGGCCCGGCTGTCTTGCCTCAGGGTCTGATCTCCAGCAACGGGCCTCCCGTTGCGGGCATCGCTTCGCAGCGGTTCCCTCCGCCGCCTCCTGTGCAGCAGACGCCGCCGGTGGCCGCCCCGGCGTCTATCAGGGCGCCTCCGCTGTCGGCTGCCCCTTCCCAGGCTCCAGGCGTCCAGTCGTTTCCCGGGAGCCCGCCTGCTGTTACTCCTGCATCGTTGCCGTTAATGGGATCGCCGGCCTCGCAGCCGTTTAGTAGGCCACCGCCAACGCATACACCGTTCGCTGGACCGCCAGCCTCGCAGCCACCCTTCGCTGGACCGCGGACGTCGCAGCCGCCCTCGGCAGGACAGCCTACCTCACAGCCGCCCTTCCCGGGACCGACGACCTTTCAGCGGCCTTTCGCCGTACCGCCATCCTCTCAGCCACCCTTCGGCGGACCACCAACCTCACAGCCACCCTTCGCCGGGCCTCCAACCTCACAGCCACCCTTCGCCGGACCGCCAAACTCTCAGCCACCCTTCGGTGGACTGCCTTACACCGGGCCGCCAACCTCACAGCCATTTGGTGCGTCACCGACCGTGCAGCCGTTCACTGGGGCACCGTACGCAGGACGACCATCCTCACCATCATATATGGGCCCACCATCTTCTCAACCATTTTCAGGGCCCCCAACTGCGGCCGCTCCTTTCGGGGCTCCGGCTTGGTCGTCACAGCCACGGCAG GTGGCCCCATCCATGCCTGGTGCTGTGCAAGCGCCTCCTACAATGTTTGGCATGCCACCAAGCACGCCAGGCCAATCTATGCCTCCCATTCCACCTGCTTTGGGTCATTCGTCTCTTGCAGGTCCTCAGGCCTCAACACCATCAAAGGTAGATCCAAACCAAATTCCACGACCAATGCCAAGTTCCTCGGTCATACTCTTTGAGACTCGTCAGGGAAATCAAGCAAATGCTCCTCCG CCTGCAACTAGCAATTTCATTGTCAAGGATAATGGTAATTGCAGCCCTCGTTTAATGAGGTGCACCATGAATCAG ATACCATGCACCGGAGACCTTTTGTCTACATCTAGCATGCCTTTGGCATTGATGGTGCAACCGTTGGCACTTCCACATCCTTCCGAGGAGCCCATCCAA ATTGTGGACTTTGGTGAAAGTGGACCTATTCGGTGTTCTCGATGCAAAGGTTACATAAATCCTTATATGAGATTCATCGATCATGGACGAAGATTTGTTTGCAATTTATGTG GCTTTACCAATGATACTCCGCGGGATTACTACTGTAATCTTGGACCAGATGGAAGACGCCGTGATGCTGATGAAAGGCCTGAACTTTGTAGAGGAACAGTTGAATTTGTTGCTACCAGGGAATACATG GTTCGTGATCCAATGCCTGCCGTCTTTTTCTTCCTCATTGATGTTTCAATGAATGCTGTACAAACGGGTGCTACTGCAGCAGCTTGCAGTGCAATCAGTCAGTCTCTTGCAGATCTTCCT gATGGTCCGCAGACAATGGTTGGGATTGCAACTTTTGATTGCACTATTCATTTCTACAATCTAAGACGTGCCTCGCAGCAG CCTTTAATGCTCATTGTTCCTGATGTTCATGACGTTTATACACCCCTTCAAACAGACATAATTGTTCAACTTACTGAG TGCCGCCAAGGTTTGGAGCAGTTGCTAGAGAATATCCCAAGCATGTTCGATAACAATAAAGTTGCTGAGTCTGCATTTGGTGCGGCTATCAAG GCTGGGTTCCTGGCACTGAAACCCACAGGTGGAAAACTTCTTGTGTTTCAGTCAG TTTTGCCATCAGTTGGTATTGGGTCTCTTTCTGCCAGGGAGGCCGAGGGAAGAACAAATGTTTCTGCTGGTGACAAG GAAGCTCATAAGTTTCTCCAACCAGCAGACAAGACATTGAAAACAATGGCCATAGAGTTTGCCGAATACCAG GTTTGTGTGGATATATTCATCACTACCCAGACTTTTGTGGACATTGCATCCATTTCTGTTGTTCCAACAACTACAGGGGGGCAG GTATATTATTATTATCCATTTTCTGCTCTTTCTGATCCTGGTAAACTCTACAACGATCTTAGATGGAACATCAGTAGACCCCAAGGTTTTGAAGCAGTGATGCGTGTTAGATGTAGCCAG GGTCTTCAAGTTCAAGAGTATTCTGGAAACTTTTGTAAGCGTATTCCCACTGATATTGATCTTCCTGCG ATTGACAGCGACAAAACCATCATGGTCACATTTAAACATGATGATAAGTTCCAGGAGAATTCAGAATGTTCCTTTCAG TGTGCACTTCTTTACACTACTGTGTATGGGCAAAGAAGAATTCGAGTTATGAATATCTCCCTTCCTTGCACTACCATGCTCAGTAGTCTGTTCCGTTCAGCAGATTTGGATACTCAGTTTGCTTGTTTTCTCAAGCAAG CTGCAAGTATGCTCCCTGTGAGCCCTCTTTCCCAAGTACATGAGCAAATCACAAACCTCTGCATCAACATCCTACATGCCTACCGAAAATTTTGTGCCACAGTATCATCAGCAGGACAGCTAATTCTTCCTGAAGCTCTCAAGCTGTTGCCTCTATATACTCTAG CATTGGCTAAAAGCATTGGGTTGCGAAATGATGGGCGGTTGGATGACCGTTCCTATTGGATCAGCCATGTCGCATCAATTTCTATATCATTGGCTATTCCTTTAGTATATCCTAGGATGTTATCTATTCATGACCTTACTACAAAG GAGGATGATGGATCCCTTTTAGCTTTAAATATTCCTCTTTCTAGTGAGCACATAAATGATGATGGAATTTATCTTTTGGAAAATGGTGAAGATGGGTTAATTTATATTGGAAACATGGTCAACCCAGATACCCTACAACAGATATTTGGAGTTTCTTCTGTGGATGGACTTCCATCTCAG CTTGTTTTAGAGCAGTTCGACAATGAATTGTCAAAGAAACTAAATGATGTAGTGAATGAGATTAGACAGCAGAGATGTTCATACCTACG TTTGCGGCTATGCAAAAAGGGTGATCCTTCAG GCATGCATTTTCTATCTTATATGGTTGAAGACAAAAGTCCCGGAGGCCTCTCCTATGTTGAGTTCCTTGTACATGTCCACCGACAAATCCAAACAAAAATGTCTTGA
- the LOC135648917 gene encoding transcription factor BHLH156-like codes for MIPFTLKGGHLLASPYGLCGCPRGTETSSTLDMGSGDHPFFLTPQPHLMASTSHQSYGHDLEEFMLFDGDLSNADLMSLLREGVLDTSHEGTADHVLQIDTDSDLMSLSAVLDTIHEGTNAHLISLSREGEFDTSHERTGNHDLQVDDDARVSEGRCDEQRGGDGDSPEVIPKTRKDRSKTLISERTRRVRMKEQLYELRSLVPNITKMDKASIIADAIAHVKDLQSQANKLEEEISLLELGSKGEQMLQASSRRAAEGMQPQETATTAAGSRITQVNAYQVGERRFYVKVEGSMGDGGEPSALYSALAPLSCFDMESSHFSLTSEGFVFTLTFKVGDFSGEMNASSMEIWVMGALVKKGFQLMQTTAL; via the exons ATGATTCCCTTCACATTAAAAGGGGGTCATCTTCTTGCTTCCCCATATGGGCTGTGTGGATGCCCTAGAGGCACAGAAACAAGCTCAACCCTAGACATGGGGAGTGGCGATCACCCTTTCTTCCTCACACCACAACCTCACCTTATGGCCTCAACCTCCCACCAGAGCTACGGCCATGATCTCGAGGAGTTCATGCTCTTCGATGGCGATCTCTCGAACGCTGACCTGATGAGCTTGTTGAGGGAAGGTGTGCTCGATACCAGCCATGAAGGAACTGCCGACCACGTCTTGCAGATCGACACGGACTCTGATCTGATGAGCTTATCGGCAGTGCTTGATACCATCCATGAAGGAACGAACGCTCACCTGATTAGCTTATCGAGGGAAGGAGAGTTCGACACCAGCCACGAACGAACTGGCAACCATGACTTGCAGGTAGACGATGATGCTCGGGTGAGCGAAGGCCGCTGCGATGAGCAGCGCGGTGGTGATGGTGATTCCCCCGAGGTGATCCCAAAGACAAGGAAGGACCGGTCCAAGACCTTGATCTCGGAGAGGACGCGAAGGGTTCGGATGAAGGAGCAGCTCTACGAGCTACGATCTCTCGTTCCCAACATAACGAAG ATGGACAAAGCTTCCATCATAGCAGACGCAATTGCACATGTGAAGGATCTGCAATCTCAAGCTAACAAGTTGGAGGAGGAGATAAGCCTACTCGAATTGGGATCCAAAGGAGAGCAAATGCTTCAGGCTTCTAGCAGGAGGGCAGCGGAAGGGATGCAGCCACAGGAGACTGCTACTACTGCAGCAGGGAGCAGGATAACGCAGGTGAACGCATACCAAGTGGGCGAGAGGAGGTTCTACGTGAAGGTGGAGGGCAGCATGGGAGACGGCGGAGAGCCGTCGGCTCTTTACTCCGCGCTCGCGCCTCTCTCGTGCTTCGATATGGAGAGCTCCCATTTCTCCCTCACCTCGGAGGGCTTTGTGTTCACCCTAACCTTTAAG GTGGGGGACTTCAGTGGGGAGATGAATGCGTCCTCCATGGAGATATGGGTAATGGGTGCTTTGGTGAAGAAGGGTTTTCAGCTCATGCAGACAACCGCACTGTAA